CCATTTGTGTGATGTTTCTGCACAATACGTAGGATCAAGTTGGGATGCAAATATACTGTGTCTGGGCacagccagcagcacccaggcAATGATCCTGCTTCCAATGTCCCGTCTTTTCCATGCACGTTAGATATTGTATGCAGAGTGTTAAGAAGCAGACCCAGGCTGCTTAGACATAGCAGACCGTGCGTCTTCAGGAGGACTGTAATTCATCCTCCGTTACAGGTAcacaccaaatatatatatatatataaaatagggctggctgctgggataaCGGGGCTGCAGAAATTGCTACCTGCAGCCACATGTTTCGACCACCATGTCCTCGTATTGTTTGTAAACCACGTTGTTTCCGGAGTCTATGTAGAGGATGCTGATGGGGCTGAGTTTGGAAGGCacgcagcagctgggaggagtggACTCGGGGTCCATGGAGTTCATCAGCGTCTGGATGATGGCGTGGTTGGTAGGCTCCAGGTGGGACCTCAAGGGGAAATCGCAGATCCCCTCGCAATGGTACGCCTCGTAATCCAGAGGGGCGATTATCCAGtcatcccagcccagctccttgaAATTAACATGCAGGGCTTTCCTGCTGCACCGTGTCTTTGCCTTcttgccctgccctctccccccagcccgggCGGCGATTGTGGTCCTGCGCCTCCTCCTGGGTTTAGAGGGCGTTTCCTGGCCAGGATCGGGGGGCTCCAAGAACGGGGGGCTGCCCAGGGCTTTCACCTGATCCCTGATCTCCTTGAAGAGATTCTCCTTCCTCTTGCTGTGCGAAAAAGCCACCAGGAGGGCTCTctcgtggggctggggctggggcttgctGAAGCCCAGCTGCCCAGGGGGCAGCGGCCTCCCGGACTGATCCGACACGATCCTCAGCAGGAAGCACAGCCGCTGGCCCGAGCCGGGTTTCTCTCGCCAGTCCCTCATGGCTTCCCACACGTCAAACacctcccagcggggcgagcccGAGTCGAGAATGTCTGCAGCCCGGGAGTCCCACAGCCGGGGCGGCCGGTCTGCGCTGGGGCAGGCGGAGAGCAGCAGGTGGTGGAGGGCTCCCTCTCGGGACAGGGCTAAACTCCGGTTCGCGGGGGGCTTCCGGAGGATCCGGAGCTCAGCGCCCACCACCTCGTCCGTCTCCGGCAGGCTGGAGACATCGAAGAGGTACGTCTGGCCGGCCTCTGCCGGGGAGTCAGCTggaagagagaaagcaaaggcaaactgaggcagggctagggagggagagagattctGGATTACAGCGGGTGTTAGCTCCAGCAAgggcctgccagggaaatggggcaGGCCAACGACCCCTCGCTGCTGCAATGGCCATCCCGGGCGGCTGGGCACGGGGTGGATGGAGCCGCCTGCTTTCAAAGGAGGGTTTGTGTGTTCCTTCCGCGCGGCTCCTTTCCAGCGCTTCCGCGATCGCGGAGTCCTTGCGCGAGGGTGGATTTTTTTGAGAACGTGTTTAACAATCTACCGGGCTTCCCGGGTGCTGCAGAGCCCCGGGGGAGCCCCCGGCAGCCTTGCCTCGCGAGTGGGACACTGGCTGTGAAACGAACAGGCGCTGCAATCCCCATAAAAAGCCTGGAGCGAAAGCCACAATCTGTAATTCGATTCCCATTTAGCAGGTTCTCAAGGatttagtttctctctctctcccttcctccccccacgcccccccaTGCCAagttaaacattttgaaatctgtCAGGGCAatttgactcatatctagctagCTCGCTAGAAAAAAGGATATAACTTGAATTTTGTGCGTGTGAATGGAATCCCTTGTGAGTCAGATTGAAACCCAAACTCCTGTTCCAAGCCAT
This genomic window from Emys orbicularis isolate rEmyOrb1 chromosome 3, rEmyOrb1.hap1, whole genome shotgun sequence contains:
- the GDF7 gene encoding growth/differentiation factor 7; protein product: MDLRAAAALCLWVLSACRPRDGLEAAAVRGSPGAGSPGPLAAASASSSQGRLPRQREAGRRGGGALRNGTVVPHQYMVSLYRSLSAPEPPGAAASSGGSRADTITGFADLAAGADSPAEAGQTYLFDVSSLPETDEVVGAELRILRKPPANRSLALSREGALHHLLLSACPSADRPPRLWDSRAADILDSGSPRWEVFDVWEAMRDWREKPGSGQRLCFLLRIVSDQSGRPLPPGQLGFSKPQPQPHERALLVAFSHSKRKENLFKEIRDQVKALGSPPFLEPPDPGQETPSKPRRRRRTTIAARAGGRGQGKKAKTRCSRKALHVNFKELGWDDWIIAPLDYEAYHCEGICDFPLRSHLEPTNHAIIQTLMNSMDPESTPPSCCVPSKLSPISILYIDSGNNVVYKQYEDMVVETCGCR